Proteins co-encoded in one Sulfurimonas sp. HSL1-2 genomic window:
- the recG gene encoding ATP-dependent DNA helicase RecG, producing the protein MHIEQADIEKFKKLGVYSAAELAILAPVRFEDRRLSPRLTEGIEQAIDATVESIQRTPRTVTITLFVHNFGHRIEGVLFNPKPYMLRFFVEGERALYYGRIDCRQGRCQMSHPQRIPEAGSLTPKYKTALRTDVMARLAARYITRENLLEEGLPPRVADALMGLHFPQTAPQKEPTPAELYALKYAELYSYMRSLRGKRRYFDVLQKLDNDWRRWAMQLPFLLTDEQTRAIEAIEADFKKPHAAKRMVVGDVGAGKTMVILAAMQMATPYRSVLMAPTTILANQLYEEARKFLPEKKILLVTNATPKKLPLEEADVLIGTHALLYRDLPEAALIMVDEQHRFGTAQRHRLEKLISDGARHPHYLQFSATPIPRTQAMIDSAHIDVSLITKTPFKKDITTTVIHKPDFPSLLSHIRGEIAQSHQVLIVYPLVEESENFGYQSIEEARGYWEKHFANVYVTHGKDREKEVILETFREQGDILLATTVIEVGISLPRLTTVVIVGAERLGLATLHQLRGRVSRTGLKGWCFLYTNLNESERLDAFRQTDNGFDIAALDLKYRKSGDLLKGSIQSGKKFLWADLAEDEGIVREVKAALSP; encoded by the coding sequence ATGCATATTGAACAGGCCGATATCGAAAAATTCAAAAAACTCGGAGTCTATTCGGCCGCAGAGCTGGCCATTCTCGCCCCGGTCCGGTTTGAAGACCGCCGGCTCTCTCCCAGGCTTACCGAAGGAATCGAGCAGGCCATCGACGCCACAGTCGAGTCCATCCAACGCACCCCCCGCACCGTCACGATCACCCTGTTTGTCCACAATTTCGGTCACCGCATCGAGGGGGTCCTTTTCAATCCGAAACCCTATATGCTTCGTTTTTTCGTCGAAGGGGAACGGGCCCTGTACTACGGCCGTATCGACTGCAGACAGGGGCGCTGCCAGATGAGCCATCCCCAGCGCATCCCCGAAGCGGGCTCGCTGACGCCGAAGTACAAAACGGCGCTGCGGACTGACGTGATGGCCCGTCTTGCAGCGCGCTACATCACCCGGGAAAACCTGTTGGAAGAAGGGCTTCCGCCCCGTGTCGCCGATGCACTGATGGGGCTCCATTTCCCCCAGACTGCGCCCCAGAAGGAGCCGACACCCGCAGAGCTCTATGCCCTCAAATATGCCGAACTCTACAGCTATATGCGTTCGCTCCGTGGGAAACGGCGTTACTTCGATGTCCTGCAGAAACTCGACAACGATTGGCGCCGCTGGGCCATGCAGCTGCCGTTTCTGCTGACCGATGAACAGACGAGGGCCATCGAGGCGATCGAAGCGGATTTTAAAAAGCCCCATGCCGCCAAGCGGATGGTCGTCGGCGATGTCGGTGCCGGCAAAACCATGGTGATCCTTGCCGCCATGCAAATGGCCACGCCGTACCGCAGCGTCCTCATGGCCCCGACAACGATCCTTGCCAACCAGCTTTACGAGGAGGCACGGAAATTCCTCCCGGAAAAGAAAATTCTGCTCGTCACCAATGCCACGCCGAAAAAACTGCCGCTGGAGGAGGCCGATGTGCTGATCGGAACGCATGCCCTGCTCTACCGCGACCTGCCCGAAGCGGCCCTCATCATGGTGGATGAGCAGCACCGTTTCGGCACAGCGCAGCGCCACCGGCTCGAGAAGCTGATCTCCGACGGCGCCCGTCATCCCCACTACCTGCAGTTCTCCGCCACGCCCATCCCCCGTACCCAGGCCATGATCGATTCCGCCCATATCGATGTCAGCCTCATCACCAAGACCCCCTTTAAAAAAGACATTACGACCACGGTCATCCACAAACCCGATTTCCCATCTTTGCTGTCACACATCCGTGGGGAAATCGCGCAATCGCACCAGGTGCTCATTGTCTACCCGCTGGTCGAAGAGAGCGAGAACTTCGGCTACCAGAGCATTGAAGAGGCACGGGGGTACTGGGAGAAGCATTTTGCAAACGTCTACGTCACCCACGGCAAGGACAGGGAAAAAGAGGTCATACTTGAAACCTTCAGGGAGCAAGGGGACATCCTGCTCGCTACGACCGTCATCGAGGTCGGGATCTCCCTTCCGCGTCTGACGACGGTCGTCATCGTCGGCGCCGAACGGCTGGGACTGGCAACCCTGCACCAGCTGCGCGGACGCGTCAGCCGTACCGGCCTCAAGGGATGGTGTTTTCTCTATACAAACCTGAACGAAAGCGAGCGCCTCGACGCCTTCCGCCAAACGGACAACGGCTTCGACATCGCCGCGCTGGACCTCAAATACCGTAAAAGCGGCGATCTTCTCAAAGGGAGTATCCAGAGCGGGAAGAAGTTCCTCTGGGCCGATCTGGCCGAGGATGAGGGAATTGTTCGGGAAGTCAAAGCGGCGCTATCGCCCTGA
- a CDS encoding pitrilysin family protein, with the protein MAETTVEQVEVNGIEVPMIFEKDPRLPIVSMQLVFRQSGSIEDGADAGLAKVTASMLNEGTQKRGAVGFAEALDARAIHLSVHAGTETMVFEMGSLKEEFGEAVGLLEELLTTPNLSKEALQKVKTTSVGALSRKESDFDYVANRELKAALFAGTPLAAPASGTVESVKAMELKQIKSFVKDHLQTSRAIVVIGGDISKADAADAARRLLGHLPKGSLESLGFYPASAAAKTELLKRKTEQAYVYFGAPFEMKVGDPEHYISRVAMFILGSGGFGSRMMEEIRVKRGLAYSAYCRANIARSNSYFFGYLQTKIASQKEAVETVREVIETFIEKGVTQEELDQAKRFLLGSEPLRVETLSQRLSRTFLEYYKGEGIGASTRELAQIETLDLATLNAFIKKHGEIEKLTFAIVTEE; encoded by the coding sequence ATGGCTGAAACGACGGTGGAACAGGTAGAAGTAAACGGCATCGAGGTGCCGATGATATTTGAGAAGGACCCTCGGCTTCCGATCGTCTCCATGCAGTTGGTCTTCCGCCAGAGCGGTTCCATCGAGGACGGCGCCGATGCGGGCCTGGCGAAGGTGACGGCTTCGATGCTCAACGAAGGGACGCAGAAGCGCGGCGCCGTCGGTTTCGCAGAGGCGCTCGACGCACGGGCCATCCATCTCAGCGTGCATGCCGGGACAGAGACGATGGTCTTTGAAATGGGCTCGCTCAAAGAGGAGTTCGGCGAAGCGGTCGGTCTGCTCGAAGAGCTGCTTACGACGCCCAACCTCAGCAAGGAAGCCCTGCAGAAGGTGAAGACGACTTCCGTCGGTGCGCTCAGCCGCAAAGAGAGCGACTTCGATTATGTCGCCAACCGCGAACTCAAAGCGGCACTTTTTGCCGGAACACCGCTGGCTGCCCCGGCCTCCGGGACGGTTGAGAGCGTCAAGGCGATGGAGCTCAAACAGATCAAATCGTTTGTCAAAGATCATCTCCAGACATCGCGTGCCATCGTGGTGATCGGCGGGGATATTTCCAAGGCGGACGCCGCCGATGCCGCCCGCCGACTGCTGGGCCACCTGCCGAAGGGTTCGCTGGAGAGCCTCGGGTTCTACCCGGCCAGCGCTGCGGCGAAGACGGAGCTGCTTAAGCGCAAAACGGAACAGGCCTATGTCTATTTCGGGGCCCCTTTTGAGATGAAAGTCGGCGATCCCGAGCACTACATCAGCCGCGTGGCGATGTTCATCCTCGGCAGCGGAGGCTTCGGAAGCCGGATGATGGAGGAGATCCGTGTCAAGCGTGGGCTGGCCTACTCTGCATACTGCCGTGCCAATATCGCGCGTTCGAACAGCTACTTCTTCGGTTACCTCCAGACGAAGATCGCTTCGCAGAAAGAGGCGGTCGAAACGGTTCGGGAAGTGATCGAAACGTTTATCGAGAAGGGGGTGACCCAGGAGGAGCTCGACCAGGCAAAACGCTTCCTGCTCGGTTCCGAACCGCTGCGTGTCGAGACACTCTCCCAGCGCCTTTCGCGCACCTTCCTGGAGTACTACAAGGGTGAAGGGATCGGTGCTTCCACCCGCGAACTCGCGCAGATCGAAACGCTCGACCTTGCCACGCTCAATGCCTTTATCAAAAAGCATGGGGAGATCGAGAAGCTTACCTTCGCGATCGTTACGGAAGAGTAA
- a CDS encoding phosphoribosyltransferase family protein, with product MYFYSYEAFEADMRSLLPECRAYAPDLIVALARGGMMGAQLLGYGLDVRNIALLRVASYDDDAQREGVTIEGDCPEGPVQRILIVDDIVDSGKTLQQVKAYLQERFPVSTIKCAAPWYKPAACEQPDFTCREATEWIEFFWDRFSE from the coding sequence ATGTATTTTTACAGCTATGAGGCTTTTGAAGCGGATATGCGTTCCCTGCTGCCGGAGTGCCGCGCGTATGCACCGGATCTGATCGTGGCGCTTGCCCGCGGCGGCATGATGGGGGCGCAACTGCTCGGATACGGTCTGGATGTTCGCAACATCGCCCTGCTGCGGGTGGCTTCATACGATGATGATGCCCAGCGTGAGGGGGTCACCATCGAGGGGGATTGCCCCGAGGGGCCGGTACAGCGTATCCTGATCGTTGACGATATCGTCGACTCGGGCAAAACGTTGCAGCAGGTCAAAGCGTATCTGCAGGAACGCTTCCCGGTCAGTACGATCAAATGTGCTGCACCGTGGTACAAACCTGCTGCCTGCGAGCAGCCCGACTTCACCTGCCGGGAAGCGACGGAGTGGATCGAGTTTTTCTGGGACCGCTTCAGTGAGTAG
- the ribE gene encoding 6,7-dimethyl-8-ribityllumazine synthase encodes MKIIEGKLQVRPGKKVAIIAARFNHLITDRLVEGAKDAYARHGGEEAELDLVLVPGAFELPMATERLLATGKYDAVCALGAVIRGATPHFDYVSAEATKGIATVSLKYAKPVAFGLLTTDTIEQAIERAGTKAGNKGFEAMTTVIEMLNLYAEIEA; translated from the coding sequence ATGAAAATCATCGAAGGAAAGCTGCAGGTACGTCCGGGCAAGAAAGTCGCCATTATCGCGGCACGTTTCAACCATCTCATCACCGACCGCCTGGTCGAAGGGGCCAAAGATGCCTATGCACGCCACGGCGGTGAGGAAGCGGAGCTGGACCTGGTCCTGGTTCCGGGCGCGTTTGAACTGCCGATGGCAACGGAACGCCTGCTCGCCACGGGCAAATATGACGCCGTCTGTGCACTCGGTGCCGTCATCCGCGGCGCTACTCCGCACTTTGATTACGTCTCGGCGGAAGCAACGAAGGGGATTGCGACTGTGTCACTGAAATACGCCAAACCGGTTGCCTTCGGTCTGCTGACGACCGATACCATCGAGCAGGCGATCGAGCGTGCCGGTACGAAGGCGGGGAACAAAGGGTTCGAGGCCATGACGACGGTCATCGAAATGCTGAACCTTTATGCGGAGATCGAAGCGTAA
- a CDS encoding dehypoxanthine futalosine cyclase has product MSRLTKEEAVDLIRNADLKTLGKLATARKKELHPKGVTTFVVDRNINYTNICWVDCKFCAFYRHEKDEDAYVLTYDEIDAKIEELLEIGGTQILFQGGVHPKLKIEWYEDLVEHIHTKYPQITIHGFSAIEIEFIAKVSRISVEEVLTRLKAKGLSSIPGAGAEILNDRVRDIIAPRKIDADVWIDIHRKAHKLGIKSTATMMYGTMETDEEIVEHWDMVRRLQDETGGFRAFIMWSFQGENTKLLAEFPDMKKHSANRYLRLLAVSRLFLDNVPNLQSSWVTQGPYIGQMALQFGANDLGSTMMEENVVRSAGAGFRMAKEEMVRLIRDIGETPAIRNTAYETLELFA; this is encoded by the coding sequence ATGAGCAGACTCACAAAAGAAGAAGCGGTTGATCTGATCCGCAATGCCGATCTCAAGACCCTCGGAAAACTCGCAACTGCCCGCAAAAAAGAGCTGCATCCCAAAGGGGTGACGACCTTTGTCGTCGACCGCAATATCAACTATACGAATATCTGCTGGGTCGACTGCAAATTCTGTGCCTTCTACCGTCATGAGAAGGACGAAGACGCCTATGTCCTCACCTACGACGAGATCGATGCCAAGATCGAAGAGCTGCTGGAAATCGGCGGGACGCAGATCCTTTTCCAGGGCGGCGTCCACCCGAAGCTGAAGATCGAATGGTATGAGGATCTCGTCGAGCATATCCATACGAAATACCCGCAGATCACCATTCACGGCTTTTCGGCCATCGAGATCGAGTTTATCGCCAAGGTGTCTCGTATCAGCGTCGAGGAGGTGCTGACCCGTCTCAAGGCAAAAGGGCTCTCTTCCATTCCCGGCGCAGGGGCGGAGATCCTCAACGACCGTGTGCGCGATATCATCGCGCCGCGCAAGATCGATGCCGACGTCTGGATCGATATCCACCGCAAGGCGCATAAACTCGGCATCAAGTCCACGGCGACGATGATGTACGGGACGATGGAGACGGACGAAGAGATCGTCGAACATTGGGATATGGTCCGCCGCCTTCAGGATGAGACGGGCGGTTTCCGCGCCTTTATCATGTGGTCGTTCCAGGGAGAAAATACGAAGCTGCTCGCGGAGTTCCCCGACATGAAAAAGCATTCGGCGAACCGATACCTCCGCCTGCTGGCGGTATCGCGCCTCTTTCTGGACAATGTCCCGAACCTGCAGAGTTCCTGGGTGACCCAGGGACCTTATATCGGGCAGATGGCGCTGCAGTTCGGCGCGAACGACCTGGGATCGACGATGATGGAAGAGAACGTCGTCCGCAGTGCGGGGGCGGGCTTCCGCATGGCCAAAGAGGAGATGGTCCGTCTGATCCGCGACATCGGCGAGACCCCGGCGATCCGGAACACGGCGTATGAAACCCTGGAGCTTTTTGCGTGA
- a CDS encoding MopE-related protein, translating into MMKTMKERGIVLLAVMALMAGGCKVASETDASTGGGGGGGGSVVIAAFPTAVDGFEGSSGDNAPNHPSSTLVDQGLQTRTIYPQGDEDWVQVALEAGKTYEIFATNLNYTADTVIELYKSDGTTLVASNDNFLDFDSNIEQVPITQAGNYLIRIYSYYPYDTASYQLGVRVFVDGDNDGYSATYDCNDSNNAVYPYATEIAGNGIDEDCSGADAPSGSDGFEPDGTLGGATTIYNTEGAVGEIIYHHTLYSLAHTIDPGSDTDYYKVTLPPYGAAYIVDDSQGPAGIAMALLDDGGAPLGITGVKGAGGYIEMSTPDAGAIAAAQTYYLEVVSGDGTSTTWYAPAMIPIGTDSDGDGFYTKDWSPDCDDTNDQIFPGATERPLDPKDWDCDGDPTS; encoded by the coding sequence ATGATGAAAACAATGAAAGAGAGAGGAATTGTTCTACTTGCCGTGATGGCCCTGATGGCCGGGGGCTGCAAGGTCGCGAGCGAAACGGATGCCAGCACAGGCGGGGGCGGCGGCGGGGGCGGCAGCGTTGTTATCGCGGCCTTCCCGACGGCCGTCGACGGCTTTGAAGGCAGCTCAGGGGATAATGCCCCGAACCATCCCAGCAGTACGCTGGTCGATCAGGGGCTTCAAACGCGTACCATCTATCCGCAGGGGGATGAGGACTGGGTACAGGTGGCCCTGGAAGCGGGGAAGACCTACGAAATTTTTGCCACCAACCTGAACTATACGGCCGATACCGTTATCGAACTCTATAAATCTGACGGGACGACATTGGTGGCTTCGAATGACAATTTTCTTGACTTTGACAGCAATATCGAACAGGTGCCGATTACACAAGCGGGCAATTACCTGATCCGTATCTACTCCTACTATCCGTACGATACGGCCAGCTACCAACTCGGGGTCCGGGTGTTTGTCGACGGTGACAATGATGGCTACTCCGCGACGTATGATTGCAACGACAGCAACAATGCCGTCTATCCCTATGCAACCGAGATCGCCGGTAACGGGATTGATGAGGATTGTTCGGGGGCGGATGCCCCCTCGGGGAGTGACGGTTTTGAGCCTGACGGCACGCTTGGGGGCGCGACAACGATCTACAACACGGAAGGTGCGGTCGGCGAAATCATCTATCACCATACGCTCTATTCCCTGGCCCATACGATCGATCCCGGCAGTGACACCGATTATTACAAAGTGACACTTCCGCCGTATGGCGCCGCCTATATCGTGGATGACTCACAGGGACCCGCCGGGATTGCGATGGCGCTGCTTGATGACGGCGGTGCACCGCTCGGGATTACCGGAGTGAAAGGAGCCGGCGGTTACATCGAGATGAGTACGCCCGATGCCGGAGCGATTGCAGCCGCCCAGACCTACTATCTCGAAGTCGTCTCCGGAGACGGGACGTCGACGACCTGGTATGCCCCGGCAATGATCCCTATCGGGACGGACAGTGACGGTGACGGGTTCTACACGAAAGACTGGTCTCCCGACTGCGACGACACGAACGATCAGATCTTCCCGGGGGCGACGGAACGTCCGCTGGACCCGAAAGACTGGGACTGCGACGGAGACCCGACATCATAG
- the kdsA gene encoding 3-deoxy-8-phosphooctulonate synthase, with product MILMSGPCVIESEASLFRIAEALQPYHEDARFDFYFKASFDKANRTSLESYRGPGLEEGLRLLQKVKETFGYKIVTDVHESYQVAPTAEVADIIQIPAFLCRQTDLLVAAAETDRIVNIKKGQFMNPADMRYSVLKVLKTRGCDEVSYENAQKHKVLLTERGSSFGYGNLVVDMRSPVIMREFAPVVFDATHSVQMPGSGGGKTGGDSSMVPYLAKAAAAVGVDGFFFETHFDPACALSDGPNMITLDGLKQLTETLLAIEACSR from the coding sequence ATGATTCTGATGTCAGGCCCCTGCGTTATTGAAAGCGAGGCTTCGCTGTTCCGCATTGCCGAAGCGCTGCAGCCCTATCATGAGGATGCACGCTTCGACTTCTACTTCAAGGCGAGCTTTGACAAGGCGAACCGTACCTCGCTTGAAAGCTACCGCGGGCCGGGGCTTGAGGAGGGACTTCGTCTGCTGCAGAAGGTGAAAGAGACCTTCGGGTACAAGATCGTTACCGACGTACACGAATCCTACCAGGTGGCACCGACGGCGGAAGTTGCCGATATTATCCAGATCCCCGCTTTCCTTTGCCGCCAGACCGACCTGCTGGTGGCCGCGGCCGAAACGGACCGGATCGTCAACATCAAAAAGGGGCAGTTCATGAACCCCGCCGACATGCGTTATTCGGTGCTCAAAGTCCTCAAAACCCGCGGCTGCGATGAGGTGAGTTACGAGAACGCACAAAAGCACAAGGTCCTTCTCACCGAACGCGGTTCGAGTTTCGGATACGGCAACCTTGTCGTCGATATGCGTTCCCCGGTCATCATGCGCGAATTCGCGCCGGTCGTCTTTGACGCAACGCACTCGGTACAGATGCCCGGCAGCGGCGGCGGCAAGACCGGCGGCGACAGTTCGATGGTGCCGTACCTGGCCAAAGCGGCCGCGGCCGTCGGTGTCGACGGGTTCTTTTTCGAGACCCATTTCGATCCCGCTTGTGCCCTGAGCGACGGTCCCAACATGATTACGCTCGACGGCTTGAAGCAGCTGACAGAGACCCTGCTGGCGATCGAAGCCTGCAGCCGTTAG
- a CDS encoding AAA family ATPase, with protein sequence METTSLSALLSTLQSGQNLFLTGGAGTGKTTLTRQIIAAYGAEGKKVAKLASTGMAAALIGGQTLHSFFDLGIADSETDLERRGKLIPKKKIVKLVRAMDLIVIDEISMVSAEVLDMVRLRLLQCGFDGVLLAVGDFLQLPPVTRGTIRFAFEAPSWSAFAFETVTLTHNWRSEDAEFNSILNAVRHACVGEEEHRYLHELIKPTGDDLSNYTFLYGTNRSAFEHNREQLDAVDGDLYAFETQSVCHDTKAQPREVQRFMEDARIPEILELKIGAPVLFTRNSWNYVNGERGSVVKLEQDAVSVRKSDGTVVKLERVGTQKSRWEERTVEQDKQMVEVPLITLYQFPIVLAFAITIHKSQGMSIPDLVIDTTEIFAPSQFYVALSRAVSPYTLILKQPRVNWANLAFVHPKALAFVTA encoded by the coding sequence ATGGAAACCACGTCACTCTCTGCACTGCTCTCCACGCTGCAATCCGGACAGAACCTTTTTCTCACCGGCGGGGCCGGGACCGGAAAAACGACCCTGACACGCCAGATCATCGCCGCGTACGGCGCCGAAGGCAAAAAGGTTGCCAAGCTCGCCTCGACGGGGATGGCGGCAGCCCTGATCGGCGGTCAGACCCTGCACAGTTTTTTCGACCTGGGCATCGCGGACAGTGAAACGGACCTTGAACGCCGGGGGAAGCTGATCCCCAAGAAGAAGATCGTCAAGCTGGTGCGCGCGATGGACCTCATTGTCATCGACGAGATTTCGATGGTGAGTGCCGAGGTACTCGACATGGTCCGGCTGCGGCTGCTGCAGTGCGGTTTTGACGGCGTGCTCCTGGCGGTGGGGGATTTCCTGCAGCTGCCGCCGGTGACCAGGGGCACGATCCGTTTTGCGTTCGAGGCCCCCAGCTGGAGCGCGTTTGCATTCGAGACCGTGACGCTGACGCACAACTGGCGCAGTGAGGATGCCGAATTCAACAGCATCCTGAACGCCGTGCGGCATGCCTGTGTCGGCGAGGAGGAACATCGTTACCTGCATGAGCTGATCAAGCCGACGGGCGATGATCTGTCAAACTATACCTTCCTCTACGGTACGAACCGTTCCGCCTTCGAACATAACCGCGAGCAGCTTGATGCGGTGGATGGGGACCTTTATGCTTTTGAAACCCAGAGCGTCTGCCATGATACCAAGGCCCAGCCGCGGGAGGTGCAGCGTTTTATGGAAGATGCCCGTATCCCTGAAATACTGGAACTGAAAATCGGGGCGCCGGTCCTCTTTACGCGCAACAGCTGGAACTACGTGAATGGCGAACGGGGGAGTGTCGTCAAACTCGAGCAGGATGCGGTTTCTGTCCGTAAAAGTGACGGCACCGTGGTGAAGCTCGAACGCGTGGGCACGCAGAAGAGCCGATGGGAAGAGCGCACCGTGGAGCAGGATAAGCAGATGGTCGAAGTGCCCCTCATCACCCTCTACCAGTTCCCTATCGTGCTGGCTTTTGCCATCACCATCCACAAATCACAGGGGATGAGTATTCCAGATCTTGTCATCGATACCACGGAGATCTTCGCCCCATCGCAGTTCTATGTCGCCCTTTCGCGCGCCGTCTCCCCCTATACACTCATACTGAAACAGCCCCGTGTCAATTGGGCAAACCTCGCCTTTGTCCACCCCAAAGCACTGGCTTTCGTAACTGCCTGA
- a CDS encoding TerB family tellurite resistance protein, with protein sequence MGSLIFYLGVGLFLMWVFRSYGRYQYRTNAAGRAPLHSEALRNSELGLFVALMAKVAKVDGRVDTLEAELIGNTFTDIANTFPNHEAVREELKAIFNREKEQRFNADAIAQRLAYATVHHPQQRLGMFSFLVNLAFVDGELSHSEENLLIKIAAFLQIAPEQVETIMAQFAQIYKTGPTRTGLKEAYALLGAAEGESMESIKKKYRALVKQYHPDLMKAKGADEAYMAEATQKMQQINAAYETIKASR encoded by the coding sequence TTGGGATCACTGATCTTTTACCTGGGCGTCGGCCTCTTTTTGATGTGGGTTTTCCGAAGCTACGGCCGTTATCAGTACCGCACGAACGCGGCGGGGCGTGCTCCCCTGCATTCCGAGGCGCTGCGCAACTCCGAACTGGGGCTTTTTGTCGCGCTGATGGCAAAGGTGGCCAAGGTCGACGGCCGGGTTGATACCCTTGAAGCGGAACTGATAGGCAACACCTTTACGGACATCGCCAACACTTTCCCCAATCACGAAGCGGTGCGTGAGGAGCTCAAAGCGATCTTCAACCGTGAAAAGGAGCAGCGCTTCAATGCCGATGCGATCGCACAGCGTCTCGCCTATGCCACGGTGCACCATCCGCAGCAGCGGCTCGGGATGTTCTCTTTCCTCGTCAATCTTGCCTTTGTCGACGGCGAGCTCAGCCACAGCGAAGAGAACCTGCTGATAAAGATTGCGGCCTTTTTGCAGATTGCGCCGGAGCAGGTCGAGACGATCATGGCGCAGTTCGCGCAGATCTACAAAACGGGCCCGACCCGTACCGGACTGAAAGAGGCCTATGCCCTGCTGGGCGCAGCAGAGGGTGAATCGATGGAGAGCATCAAGAAAAAGTACCGTGCGCTGGTGAAACAGTACCACCCCGATCTCATGAAAGCCAAAGGCGCGGACGAGGCGTATATGGCTGAAGCAACGCAGAAGATGCAGCAGATCAATGCTGCCTATGAAACGATCAAGGCCTCCCGCTAG
- the nusB gene encoding transcription antitermination factor NusB, with amino-acid sequence MATRHHARMAVVSLLYAYDLGNGAIADHTDEILEEKKIRNKQKDFALTLFDGVMAHLEEVDTAIVKHLKEWDFDRLGSIERATLRLGAYEALYSDLDSAVVINEAIEVAKAFGTEQSPKFINGVLDAIAREKAAS; translated from the coding sequence ATGGCGACACGTCACCACGCCCGTATGGCGGTCGTCAGTCTGCTGTATGCCTATGACCTTGGGAACGGTGCAATTGCCGATCATACCGATGAGATCCTCGAAGAGAAAAAGATCCGCAATAAGCAGAAGGATTTCGCCCTGACGCTTTTTGACGGGGTGATGGCCCATCTCGAAGAGGTGGACACGGCGATTGTCAAACACCTCAAAGAGTGGGACTTCGACCGCCTCGGCTCCATCGAGCGGGCGACGCTGCGCCTGGGTGCCTATGAGGCGCTCTACAGCGATCTGGACTCCGCCGTCGTGATCAACGAGGCGATCGAAGTCGCCAAAGCGTTCGGTACGGAGCAGTCTCCCAAGTTCATCAACGGCGTTCTCGATGCGATCGCCAGAGAAAAAGCCGCTTCCTAA
- the raiA gene encoding ribosome-associated translation inhibitor RaiA produces MMNISLTGRAIELTDPIKEYLQNAIGSLSKFNLDIISAQAVCAKRSIGKKQGVSVEFTINLAGKNTVVIKQSDDDMYAAIDIAIERAQKALRRMHDKINDHHHEGMNSAKSESADVKAAAEAFEDEVIPVELDSYKPREVADVLEELKATEKQFEIFLDNDGKTRVLYKRNDGRYGLY; encoded by the coding sequence ATGATGAATATCTCACTGACCGGAAGAGCGATCGAACTGACCGATCCCATCAAAGAGTATTTGCAAAACGCGATTGGATCACTTTCGAAGTTCAACCTGGACATCATTTCGGCGCAGGCAGTCTGCGCCAAACGCAGCATCGGGAAAAAGCAGGGGGTTTCGGTAGAATTCACGATCAACCTGGCCGGCAAGAACACCGTCGTCATCAAGCAGAGCGACGATGACATGTATGCTGCAATCGACATCGCGATCGAACGGGCCCAGAAGGCGTTGCGCCGTATGCATGACAAGATCAATGACCATCACCATGAGGGGATGAACAGCGCCAAAAGCGAATCGGCGGACGTCAAAGCCGCTGCCGAAGCCTTTGAAGACGAAGTCATCCCTGTCGAACTTGACAGCTACAAACCGAGAGAGGTGGCTGATGTCCTCGAGGAGTTGAAAGCGACAGAAAAGCAGTTCGAGATCTTCCTGGACAACGACGGGAAGACGCGGGTCCTCTACAAACGAAACGACGGCCGCTACGGCCTCTACTAA